The genomic interval GCCGTCGCCGACGGCCGCGACGCGGACTGGATCTACCTGGCCGGTCCCGCCGGTACCGGCAAGACCCATCTGGCGCTGGCGCTGTGCGCGGCGGCCGAGCAGGCCGGGCGCAGCGCCGCCTACCTGCCGCTGCAGGCCGCGTCCGGGCGCCTGCGCGATGCGTTGGAAGCACTGGAAGGCCGCGACCTGGTCGCGCTGGACGGGTTGGAGGCGATCGCCGGCCAGCGCGATGACGAAGTGGCGCTGTTCGATTTCCACAACCGCGCGCGCAGCGCCGGGGGCACCCTGTTGTACACCGCGCAGGCGATGCCCGACGGGCTGGCGCTGAATCTGCCCGACCTGCGCTCGCGCCTGGCGCAATGCACGCGGATCGCGCTGTCGCCGCTGGACGATGCCGGCCGCGCCGCGGTGCTGCGCGAACGCGCGCAACGCCGCGGGCTGGTGCTGGAAGATGCGGCGATCGACTGGTTGCTGACCCATGCCGGCCGCGACCTGGCCGGCCTGGTCGCGCTGCTGGAGCGGCTTGACCGCGAATCGCTGGCGGCGCAGCGGCGGGTGACGGTGCCGTTTTTGCGCAGGCTGGGAGTCGGGAATGGGGAATCGGGAATGGGGAAAAGCTGACACCCTCGCAACCGGAAGCTGCTGCGAACTCGGTAAGCGATTTTCCCTGCTTGGGCGATGCACGCGCATCCCCGATCTCTCAAAAACCACGCACGCATTCACATTTCATCCGCCGTGCCTGGCGTGGCGGTCTCGGAATCGGCGTTCTAGCGGTGGTTGCGCGCCACCGTGACGTGGGCCGCCCCGCGGGAACCTCAGCTGTTCCCCATTCCCGATTCCCCATTCCCGATTCCCAGCTCTCCATCCAGCTCCGCCAAGCGCTGCGGCGTGCCCACATCGGTCCAGCGGCCGCGATGGTGCAGGCCGTGGATGCGGCCGGTGGCCATATGCGCCCGCAGGATCGGCGCCAGCGCGAAGCGCGGCGGCGTGCCGTGCTCGGCAAGCGGCGTCGCGAACACCGTCTGCCAGTCGCGCAGCAGGTCCGGCCGATAGACGCCCACCCCGGCGTAGGTCAGCAGCGGCGCGCCGTCGTTGCGCAGCGTGGCATCGGCATGCAGCGCGAAATCGCCGTGTGCGGCATAGGCCGGCGGATCGACCAGCACCAGTTGCGCCAGGCCGGGCGGTTCCGGTGCCAGCCGCGCGAAATCGAAATCGGTCCAGATGTCGCCGTTGACCAGCAGGAACGGCGCCGGCCCGAGCAGCGGCAACGCGTGCAGCATGCCGCCGCCGGTTTCCAGCGGTGTGGCGCCTTCGTAGGAATAGGCGATGCGCAGGCCGAACGCGCTGCCGTCGCCCAGCGCCTGCGGGAACTGCTCGGCCAGCCACGAGGTGTTGACCACCACCTCGCGCACGCCCAGCGCCGCCAGCTTGCGCAGGTGCCACACGATCAGCGGCGTGCCGCCCACCGCCAGCAGCGGTTTGGGGGTGCGTTCGGTCAGCGGCCGCATGCGCTCGCCGAAGCCGGCGGCGAAGATCAGCGCCTTCATGCGCCGGCCACCGCGCGCTGCGCCAGCGCCGGCTTGATCCGCGCCTGCAGCAGCTGCGCCAGCGGCTGCAACTGCGGGTGCCGCGGCAACACCTCGTCGAGGTAGCCGATGAAACGCGGCACGTTGTCCAGGTACCAGGCCTTGCCGTCGCGGTAGTTCAATCGCGAAAAGATGCCCAGGTTCTTCAGGTGCCGCTGCACGCCCATCCAGTCCGCATCGCGCAGGAACTGCGCC from Xanthomonas sp. DAR 34887 carries:
- the hda gene encoding DnaA regulatory inactivator Hda codes for the protein MSVPQLPLALRYPPEQRFDRYVGAPAGLLAQLQAVADGRDADWIYLAGPAGTGKTHLALALCAAAEQAGRSAAYLPLQAASGRLRDALEALEGRDLVALDGLEAIAGQRDDEVALFDFHNRARSAGGTLLYTAQAMPDGLALNLPDLRSRLAQCTRIALSPLDDAGRAAVLRERAQRRGLVLEDAAIDWLLTHAGRDLAGLVALLERLDRESLAAQRRVTVPFLRRLGVGNGESGMGKS
- the murU gene encoding N-acetylmuramate alpha-1-phosphate uridylyltransferase MurU gives rise to the protein MKALIFAAGFGERMRPLTERTPKPLLAVGGTPLIVWHLRKLAALGVREVVVNTSWLAEQFPQALGDGSAFGLRIAYSYEGATPLETGGGMLHALPLLGPAPFLLVNGDIWTDFDFARLAPEPPGLAQLVLVDPPAYAAHGDFALHADATLRNDGAPLLTYAGVGVYRPDLLRDWQTVFATPLAEHGTPPRFALAPILRAHMATGRIHGLHHRGRWTDVGTPQRLAELDGELGIGNGESGMGNS